The genomic segment GTCAAGTTCGTATTTTTCATCCACTTTCTGCGTTAAAAATGAAAGAATTGCTTTGTACTTATCTACTGCTTCATCTATTTCTTCATTACTGCCTTTAACATAGGCACCAATATTAATTAGATCTTCTGCTTCTCTATAGACAGCTAACAATCTTTTTATATTAAAAGCCAATTCCTTATGTCTGGCACTAGCAATATCACTCATTACACGTGATACACTCTGTAATACATCTATAGCAGGATACTGATTTCTATTAGCAATTTTTCTCGACAATACAATATGTCCATCCAAGATCCCACGAGCTGTATCTGTAACAGGCTCAGTCATATCGTCTCCATCAACTAAAACTGTGTATAATCCCGTAATAGATCCTTTATCAGAATTACCTGCTCTTTCTAAGAGTTTTGGCATTGCAGCAAAAACTGAAGGTGTATATCCTCTTGTAACAGGTGGCTCGCCAATAGCCAGGCCCACTTCTCGTTGAGCCATTGAAAAACGCGTTAATGAATCCATAAGAAGCAATACATCTTTTCCTTCATCTCGAAAATACTCAGCAATTGCAGTGGCTGTCTGGGCTGCTTTAAGTCGGACTAAAGCAGGCTGATCTGACGTGGCAACGACAACAACTGAACGTTTAAGACCATCTTCTTTAAGGTCTTTTTCAATAAATTCTCTTACTTCTCTTCCTCGTTCGCCTATTAAAGCAATGACATTGATATCCGCTTTAGCATTTCTGGCAATCATACCTAACAGTGTACTTTTCCCGACACCGCTACCCGCAAAAATACCAACTCTTTGTCCTTTACCTACAGTTAATAGGCCGTCAATGACTTTAACCCCTAATGGTAATATATCTTTTATACGTTTACGTTTAAGAGGGTCTGGCGGTTGGTTTTGAATCGGATACTGCAAATCACAATTGATAGGTTCTTTTTCATCCATTTGATAACCTAATCCATTAAGCACCCTTCCCAACAATTGTGATCCAACAGGAACACTAAGCACAGTTTTAGAGGCCTCGACAATACTTCCTGGACCAACTCCTGCCATGTCTCCCAATGGCATTAATAATATTCTATTATTTTTAAATCCTACAACCTCTGCCATTACAGAATTTTCACCATTTTGTGATTGAATAAAACACATATCACCAACATTTGAAATAGGGCCAATAGATTCAATAGTCAATCCAACAACCTGGGATACCCTACCTTGATATCGTATATAGTTTTTATCCAATACTCTTTGATATTTTTCAATATTAATTCTGTTCAAACCCTCACCCATTCTATATGTCATTTACTGTCCAAAATTAACAGTAATTCTTGTTTTAAGCCTTCAAACTGAGTACCTAAGCTGCAATCGATATTTCCATATTGAGTTTCTATAATACAATCACCAGTCTTTAAAGACGAATCTTTGACTACATCAATTTTTCCAGTGACACCGAAACTGCTTAATGGATCCTCATTTGATTCCATTAACGATGCGTAATCTGTTTCTGATATTTTAACTACGACATTTTCACTGCGATCTTTGAGTTCTGATAAGCCTTTTCTTATTAAATATACAATAGATTGCTTATTTATACTAACTGCATGATCTAAAATCTTCTTTGAAATTGAAATAATTATATCTACAACTCGAGGTTCAATTTCACGAATCATTCTCTCTTTTTCTTTAAGTGCATTTTCCAATTCTAGCTTTGCCTGATGAATTAATTTTTTACTTTCTTCTGTCCCTTGACGAAAGCCTTCTTGATATCCTTGCTGTCGTCCTTCTTCTTCAATCTTCAATTTTGCAAACATGGCATCTTTTTTCGCCTGTTCTAAAATTTCTGCAGCTCTTTTCTCGGCTTCATGGATCATTCTTTGAGCATCTTGCTTGGCTTTCAAAACAATATTTTCCTTAATGATTTCTAAAGAATTATCATCTTCTTCCAATATAATGTCTTCAATTGGTTTGTCACTAATGTCAATGTGAACAATCTGTTCACGATTCAATTTAACACTAGATCCTTTGATGATATTAGACAATGATTTCGTCACCTCCACCTCTGGAAATAACGATTTCACCTACATCTTCTAATTTTCGAATGATATTAACAATTTTTTGCTG from the Defluviitalea raffinosedens genome contains:
- the fliI gene encoding flagellar protein export ATPase FliI, with the translated sequence MNRINIEKYQRVLDKNYIRYQGRVSQVVGLTIESIGPISNVGDMCFIQSQNGENSVMAEVVGFKNNRILLMPLGDMAGVGPGSIVEASKTVLSVPVGSQLLGRVLNGLGYQMDEKEPINCDLQYPIQNQPPDPLKRKRIKDILPLGVKVIDGLLTVGKGQRVGIFAGSGVGKSTLLGMIARNAKADINVIALIGERGREVREFIEKDLKEDGLKRSVVVVATSDQPALVRLKAAQTATAIAEYFRDEGKDVLLLMDSLTRFSMAQREVGLAIGEPPVTRGYTPSVFAAMPKLLERAGNSDKGSITGLYTVLVDGDDMTEPVTDTARGILDGHIVLSRKIANRNQYPAIDVLQSVSRVMSDIASARHKELAFNIKRLLAVYREAEDLINIGAYVKGSNEEIDEAVDKYKAILSFLTQKVDEKYELDEVLEEMNKIVSA
- a CDS encoding FliH/SctL family protein, giving the protein MSNIIKGSSVKLNREQIVHIDISDKPIEDIILEEDDNSLEIIKENIVLKAKQDAQRMIHEAEKRAAEILEQAKKDAMFAKLKIEEEGRQQGYQEGFRQGTEESKKLIHQAKLELENALKEKERMIREIEPRVVDIIISISKKILDHAVSINKQSIVYLIRKGLSELKDRSENVVVKISETDYASLMESNEDPLSSFGVTGKIDVVKDSSLKTGDCIIETQYGNIDCSLGTQFEGLKQELLLILDSK